The DNA segment TCAGTACCATTGGATTGAATAAGAAATCTGTTACTCTCCACTGCTCTCTCTGTTGAAAGTACCTAGTTCTACCGAGAGCCTTCAATCGAAGTGGATAGGGTAAAGGAATCACTAGGGATGTTTGAATGTGATTTACTTTCCTGGCTCGAAATTTACCTTTTTGATTTATTTCTACTCTAACTGGCTCAAATGAATATTCAGGATTGAGAACCTCAACAATATAAGACCCTGAAGGTAAATTGTGCACTGAAAAAGATCcatcttttttcaaaaaacccaaATATTCGCCACCATTAACGTGAATTCTTGTATTTGATTGCCAATTACTCTGGTAGTCAGAAAGTGGAAAAACACGACCTTCTATCGTGTATCTCCCCGAACCTCCTTCATCTTCTACGCTTGTATCAGATTTCACGGAATTGAAATAGACACAAACGATAAATATCAAAATACCGGAATAATTCATGCTGATATAAATTAATAAGCAACTTTAGTTTGTCTATGCAACTGTAGTcattaaaataatcattgaaTTAAAACTGTCAAAAGTAGTCAACAGAGACAACAaggttaagatgtctaaaactctggtgtattcactgattcgatattgtttttaatttcgtggggatatcggaccagtttcatttttcccactgtaggtagcgctgtttagaatttgacagagcattgtcaattgatatttgaaaataatttgaatactttcctacgactaacgaatatgttgtatttataagcgattattggtgtgtgaaaatgta comes from the Coccinella septempunctata chromosome 2, icCocSept1.1, whole genome shotgun sequence genome and includes:
- the LOC123307538 gene encoding ER membrane protein complex subunit 7 — its product is MNYSGILIFIVCVYFNSVKSDTSVEDEGGSGRYTIEGRVFPLSDYQSNWQSNTRIHVNGGEYLGFLKKDGSFSVHNLPSGSYIVEVLNPEYSFEPVRVEINQKGKFRARKVNHIQTSLVIPLPYPLRLKALGRTRYFQQREQWRVTDFLFNPMVLMMVVPLIVIMILPKMMNDPETKKEMEQMQSLTKFDIPEMSDMVTNLLTGGSNSNSAAQQSKQKQKVKKRQ